A window from Ferroacidibacillus organovorans encodes these proteins:
- a CDS encoding SGNH/GDSL hydrolase family protein, whose translation MIYVALGDSITHGYDSSKPSLRYVDQLTEKLNKFRATHAYVNAKPGYTALQLLASMEKIPPCILAESALTTVMIGGNDLLRVLPWYLNDPEEGRRRLETNVIPVVREILVKAKPSRHTILLLCTIYNPFPNSDLAARGVGDYNEMLARLATECSCELVRIDDSYQGQESELVKGYRRGALEDYRLIKNPIHPNDLGHARIAEAIFHVYKKRAREELVSTKKRKEHHAREVRGGGRSRKRGGVAGNGGQR comes from the coding sequence ATGATCTATGTTGCGTTGGGAGACTCCATTACGCACGGCTATGATTCGAGCAAGCCGTCCTTGCGCTACGTTGACCAATTGACAGAGAAGTTGAATAAGTTCCGCGCGACGCATGCATATGTGAATGCAAAACCGGGGTATACTGCCCTGCAGTTGCTTGCAAGCATGGAAAAGATTCCGCCGTGCATCTTGGCTGAGTCTGCACTCACGACGGTGATGATCGGGGGGAATGATCTTTTACGCGTTCTTCCGTGGTACTTGAACGATCCTGAAGAAGGACGCCGCCGCCTGGAGACGAATGTGATTCCCGTCGTGCGCGAGATTCTCGTAAAGGCGAAGCCAAGTAGGCACACCATCTTGCTTTTATGCACGATCTATAATCCATTTCCAAACAGCGATCTCGCCGCGCGAGGTGTTGGCGATTATAACGAAATGCTCGCGCGACTCGCAACAGAGTGCTCGTGTGAGCTTGTAAGGATTGACGATTCCTATCAGGGGCAAGAGTCAGAACTTGTCAAAGGATATCGGCGCGGGGCGCTTGAAGACTATCGTTTGATCAAAAATCCGATTCATCCGAACGACCTTGGACATGCGCGCATCGCGGAGGCCATCTTTCACGTATATAAGAAGAGAGCTCGCGAGGAGCTTGTGTCAACGAAGAAGCGAAAGGAACATCACGCACGTGAAGTGCGCGGTGGCGGGCGGTCGCGAAAACGCGGCGGTGTGGCGGGAAATGGCGGGCAGCGCTAA
- the rocF gene encoding arginase: protein MTKTRKSLRVIGVPSDLGQGRRGVDMGPSAIRYAGLSEKLEALGYEIKDLGNLSVAQPESRVQGDVKLKYLTQVRAVCDELRSMVAQVMAENAFPIVLGGDHSLAIGSVAGAAEALKGEMGCIWFDAHGDMNTDETTPSGNIHGMPLAASLGYGHDDLTRIGSLFPKLKPERVALVGARSIDPLERELIARSGINVFTMADVDEQGISSIMRRAIEIATNGTSGVHLSVDLDALDPMYAPGVGTPVHGGFTYREGHLAMELLASAGCVTSVDVVEVNPILDSENRTGKMAVELLSSLLGLTVI, encoded by the coding sequence ATGACAAAAACTCGAAAATCATTGCGTGTGATCGGTGTTCCATCTGACCTGGGACAGGGGCGGCGTGGTGTGGACATGGGGCCAAGCGCCATTCGCTATGCGGGACTGTCAGAGAAACTTGAGGCGCTTGGCTATGAAATCAAAGATCTCGGTAATCTCTCGGTGGCTCAGCCGGAGTCGCGGGTGCAGGGTGATGTGAAGCTAAAGTACCTTACGCAAGTGCGCGCGGTTTGTGATGAATTGCGCAGTATGGTGGCGCAGGTCATGGCGGAAAACGCGTTTCCCATCGTGCTTGGCGGCGATCACAGTCTCGCCATCGGCAGTGTGGCGGGGGCGGCCGAGGCGCTCAAAGGTGAGATGGGATGCATCTGGTTTGACGCGCATGGTGACATGAACACGGATGAGACGACACCAAGCGGGAATATTCACGGCATGCCACTCGCCGCCTCACTGGGCTATGGACATGACGATCTGACGCGGATTGGGTCGCTTTTTCCAAAACTCAAGCCTGAGCGCGTGGCGCTTGTCGGCGCGCGATCGATTGATCCACTTGAGCGCGAGTTGATCGCCAGAAGCGGGATCAACGTTTTTACGATGGCGGATGTGGATGAGCAAGGTATCAGTTCGATCATGAGGCGCGCAATCGAGATTGCCACAAACGGAACGAGTGGCGTCCATCTCAGTGTGGATCTTGACGCGCTTGATCCAATGTACGCGCCGGGCGTCGGTACACCCGTGCACGGAGGATTCACGTATCGCGAGGGGCATCTTGCCATGGAATTGCTCGCATCTGCCGGTTGTGTGACATCTGTCGATGTGGTGGAGGTCAATCCAATCCTCGATTCGGAGAACCGTACGGGAAAGATGGCGGTTGAGCTTTTATCCTCACTGCTTGGACTTACCGTCATTTGA
- a CDS encoding anti-sigma factor family protein, whose translation MTCEEAKQTLHFHLDGDDHHPHVKNAHHHRVTCAHCAAHLDQLKEVERGLRSMAQLSAPSSLHERIMKRVQTAIQKRPLYGTVDRGKLM comes from the coding sequence GTGACGTGTGAGGAAGCAAAGCAAACGCTGCATTTTCACCTGGATGGCGATGACCATCACCCTCATGTAAAGAACGCGCATCATCATCGCGTGACCTGCGCCCACTGCGCCGCGCATCTGGATCAATTGAAGGAAGTGGAGAGAGGATTGCGGAGTATGGCGCAACTCTCGGCGCCGAGTTCGCTTCATGAGCGGATCATGAAACGCGTGCAGACGGCGATCCAGAAACGTCCTCTGTATGGCACGGTAGATCGTGGAAAGCTGATGTGA
- a CDS encoding CdaR family protein, with protein MINLPTHATTYTPQVKHVTLDLRPVIDRAFKPTLHFQGTMSIGAQLARVHAGIPQVIVRGPDVNVRRVRAVVGNISVVNRGSTFVAHVTWAPVNQQGATVGGVKCSPASTLVTVPFRQTSVSVPLVASTFGIPASPYYVASVQVLPRVIQVTGASSALVNLSPIALSPINVTGLQQTSTITKTIPIPVAGAHLSSVTANVTVTVVPGVRTVVQHVPIVIRGATPHGHYKLSAGWVDVTVFGPQSPALTAQDLEASVQVQGLAAGQSSRETVTVSVPSPWVAQSVSHSVVNVQALP; from the coding sequence ATGATCAATCTGCCGACGCATGCGACCACATACACGCCGCAAGTAAAGCATGTCACGCTTGATCTGCGCCCCGTGATCGATCGAGCATTTAAGCCGACGTTGCATTTTCAGGGGACGATGAGCATTGGCGCACAGTTGGCGAGGGTGCATGCGGGGATCCCGCAGGTCATTGTGCGCGGGCCCGATGTGAATGTGCGCCGCGTGCGAGCGGTGGTGGGGAACATCTCTGTCGTGAACCGTGGTTCAACCTTTGTGGCACACGTCACATGGGCGCCCGTGAATCAACAGGGAGCAACCGTAGGCGGCGTAAAGTGCTCACCAGCCTCGACGCTCGTGACGGTTCCTTTTCGCCAGACATCGGTCTCTGTGCCGCTTGTCGCGAGCACCTTTGGCATTCCAGCCTCGCCTTATTACGTGGCATCCGTGCAGGTGCTGCCGCGCGTGATTCAGGTGACGGGCGCCTCTTCGGCGCTTGTGAATCTTTCTCCGATCGCGCTTTCGCCGATCAATGTGACGGGACTTCAGCAGACGTCGACGATCACGAAGACGATTCCCATTCCTGTAGCGGGAGCTCATCTGTCGAGTGTGACGGCGAACGTGACGGTGACGGTCGTTCCAGGTGTGCGAACGGTTGTTCAGCACGTTCCAATCGTCATTCGCGGCGCCACGCCGCATGGGCACTATAAGCTCTCGGCAGGGTGGGTAGACGTAACTGTGTTTGGTCCACAATCCCCCGCGCTCACGGCGCAAGATCTTGAGGCGTCTGTGCAGGTGCAGGGCCTTGCGGCCGGACAATCGTCACGCGAAACCGTGACGGTGAGCGTTCCTTCGCCCTGGGTGGCTCAATCGGTCTCTCACAGTGTCGTCAATGTGCAGGCTTTGCCTTGA
- a CDS encoding stage II sporulation protein M, producing the protein MVKRYRSYFIVALVLFLLGAWLGGTHASSLTAVLTPMMHGLKKEAVTLRHESVLATALALFYNNIRVSLVMMVGGLIFGIIPFLVVIANGALVGYVLATLTAKIHINLGLAILAGILPHGIFEIPAYLLASAYGLRIGATEFQTIARAGKPSLTHKFAGYRGAAESGDFARAGQPGMWAYLRKDVWMVLLIVAVLLLVAAFIEAGVTPILLRMAIGG; encoded by the coding sequence ATGGTAAAGAGATACCGCAGTTATTTTATTGTCGCGCTCGTCCTCTTTTTGCTTGGCGCCTGGCTTGGCGGCACGCATGCATCATCACTCACGGCCGTTTTGACACCCATGATGCACGGGCTTAAAAAAGAGGCTGTGACGCTAAGGCACGAGAGTGTGCTGGCTACGGCGCTCGCCCTTTTTTATAACAATATCAGGGTGAGTCTCGTCATGATGGTGGGCGGATTGATCTTTGGAATCATTCCTTTTTTAGTGGTCATCGCAAACGGTGCGCTCGTTGGGTATGTCCTGGCGACGCTCACGGCAAAGATTCACATCAATTTGGGATTGGCGATACTCGCAGGAATTCTTCCACACGGGATCTTCGAGATTCCGGCTTATCTTCTCGCGAGCGCGTACGGCTTGCGCATCGGGGCTACAGAGTTTCAGACCATCGCCCGTGCAGGGAAGCCGTCGCTGACGCATAAATTTGCGGGTTATCGAGGGGCCGCAGAGTCTGGAGACTTTGCACGCGCGGGTCAGCCGGGGATGTGGGCGTATTTGCGCAAGGATGTGTGGATGGTGTTGCTTATTGTCGCTGTGCTTCTTTTGGTCGCAGCTTTTATTGAAGCTGGCGTTACGCCAATCCTTTTGCGAATGGCGATTGGCGGATAA
- the pdaB gene encoding polysaccharide deacetylase family sporulation protein PdaB yields MKSFRTQTAKRAARIGTALLLTALTFGSSYVTYAKTKVEAPLSKTPEAIYKVQTNQKVVALTFDISWGEKSPGPILDILAQKHVDKATFFLSGPWVLHHQEIAKRIKSMGYEIGSHGYMHKNYSEFSDGWIREQVQKADASLQEVLNVKTRLIRTPNGDFNKKVLATLHSMGYSTIQWNTDSLDWMNPGVEAIKNRVLTRVVPGDIILMHASDSCKQTHLALPGVIDGLREKGYRFATVTELVKGAATHSTVQ; encoded by the coding sequence ATCAAATCCTTTCGCACACAAACCGCGAAACGTGCCGCGCGGATTGGCACAGCACTATTGCTGACCGCGCTCACGTTTGGTTCATCCTACGTAACGTACGCAAAGACCAAAGTTGAAGCGCCTTTATCAAAGACCCCGGAAGCGATCTACAAGGTGCAAACCAATCAAAAGGTCGTTGCACTCACGTTCGATATCTCGTGGGGTGAGAAGTCGCCAGGGCCTATTCTCGATATCTTAGCCCAAAAACACGTCGATAAGGCAACCTTTTTCCTATCTGGACCATGGGTTCTTCATCATCAGGAGATTGCCAAGCGCATTAAATCCATGGGTTATGAGATCGGCAGCCACGGTTATATGCACAAAAATTACTCCGAATTCAGCGATGGATGGATTCGTGAACAAGTGCAAAAGGCGGACGCGAGCCTGCAGGAAGTCTTGAACGTGAAGACTCGCTTGATCCGGACGCCAAACGGCGATTTTAACAAGAAGGTTCTGGCGACACTGCACAGCATGGGATACAGCACGATTCAGTGGAACACAGACTCACTAGACTGGATGAATCCCGGCGTCGAGGCGATCAAAAATCGCGTGCTGACTCGCGTCGTGCCAGGCGACATCATTTTGATGCATGCGAGCGACTCTTGCAAGCAGACCCATCTGGCCTTGCCTGGCGTGATTGATGGCCTGCGCGAAAAAGGCTACCGCTTTGCGACCGTAACCGAACTGGTAAAGGGCGCGGCGACGCACTCCACCGTTCAGTGA
- the glmM gene encoding phosphoglucosamine mutase, producing the protein MSRLFGTDGVRGVANVGLTPELAFSLGFAAALVLKQQCAGRPRVMVGKDTRISGDMLEFALIAGITAAGVDAVRLGVLPTPGVAYLTKHSDACAGVMISASHNPFEDNGIKFFGADGFKLLDAQEDEIERRMERKEAEDRPQREQIGRVYERHDEAFRYRDFLLSTLKADLKGLHVVVDAANGAAYELAKTLFAARGARVTLLSVEPNGVNINVACGSTHPEKLAQTVKELKADIGLAFDGDADRLIAVDASGEIVDGDRIMLICAQHMKKCGRLHDDTLVTTVMSNVGFVRAAQELGIRLVRTAVGDRYVMEAMREGHFSLGGEQSGHMIFLDLTTTGDGMLSALQLLDVMAQEKKTLKELAAIMQSYPQVLVNVRVKDKTAWKTNDSILRVIREIESEIGENGRLLVRESGTESLVRVMAEGPQEEQVRAQVERIVDVIRRELETA; encoded by the coding sequence GTGAGTCGACTTTTTGGCACAGATGGTGTTCGCGGGGTTGCAAATGTGGGATTGACACCGGAACTTGCATTTTCTCTAGGGTTTGCAGCAGCGCTTGTGTTAAAACAGCAGTGTGCGGGACGGCCGCGCGTGATGGTCGGGAAAGACACGAGGATCTCTGGCGATATGCTTGAGTTCGCTCTGATTGCGGGAATCACGGCGGCAGGTGTCGACGCCGTTCGCCTGGGAGTCCTGCCTACGCCGGGCGTCGCCTATTTGACAAAACACTCGGATGCGTGCGCGGGTGTGATGATCTCTGCTTCACACAATCCATTTGAGGACAACGGGATCAAGTTTTTTGGTGCCGACGGGTTTAAACTCCTCGACGCACAAGAAGACGAGATCGAACGTAGAATGGAGCGCAAAGAAGCGGAAGATCGGCCGCAGCGCGAGCAGATTGGGCGGGTGTATGAGCGTCACGATGAGGCGTTTCGCTATCGCGATTTTCTCTTGTCAACACTGAAGGCGGATTTGAAAGGGCTTCATGTGGTTGTGGATGCGGCAAACGGCGCGGCGTATGAACTCGCAAAGACGCTTTTTGCGGCGCGCGGCGCGCGGGTGACACTCTTGTCGGTTGAGCCAAACGGCGTCAACATCAATGTCGCGTGTGGATCGACGCACCCGGAGAAGCTTGCGCAAACGGTGAAGGAATTGAAGGCTGATATCGGTTTGGCGTTTGACGGTGACGCGGATCGCTTGATCGCGGTGGATGCGAGCGGAGAGATCGTGGACGGGGACCGCATCATGCTGATTTGTGCGCAACACATGAAAAAATGTGGTCGACTGCATGATGATACCCTTGTGACAACGGTGATGAGCAATGTCGGTTTTGTGCGTGCGGCACAGGAGTTGGGAATTCGTCTCGTGCGAACGGCTGTAGGCGATCGCTATGTGATGGAGGCGATGCGAGAAGGCCATTTTTCGCTCGGTGGAGAACAGTCGGGGCATATGATTTTTCTCGATTTGACGACGACGGGTGACGGTATGCTTTCTGCACTGCAGTTGCTTGATGTGATGGCGCAGGAGAAAAAAACGCTTAAGGAATTGGCCGCGATTATGCAATCGTATCCACAGGTGCTCGTCAATGTGCGCGTCAAAGACAAGACGGCGTGGAAAACGAATGATTCGATTCTCAGGGTTATTCGCGAGATCGAGAGTGAGATTGGCGAGAATGGTCGTCTGTTAGTTCGCGAGTCGGGCACAGAGTCGCTTGTGCGCGTGATGGCGGAGGGACCGCAAGAGGAGCAGGTGCGCGCGCAGGTGGAGCGGATTGTCGATGTGATTCGGCGGGAACTTGAGACAGCGTAA
- the glmS gene encoding glutamine--fructose-6-phosphate transaminase (isomerizing): MCGIVGYVGRRQAQDVLLSGLEKLEYRGYDSAGVAIFEDGEVRVEKSVGRLAVLGDALIAHPVRGNQGIGHTRWATHGRPSNENAHPHADCSRAFVVVHNGIIENYQTLRDQLLESGHSFASETDTEIVAHLLEEAWTGELFSTVLAVLPNLRGAYALAIMAKDEPGTLIAVRKQSPLVIGLGDGEQFLASDIPALLEYTRDVYILGDGELAVLQSDRVLCYDLAGNPIGKEIFKVTWDAVAAEKGGYEHFMLKEIHEQPKAVRDTLSGRIAEDGSAVTLGELDLSEEVVRSIDRIHIVACGTSYHAGLVGKVAIETLARIPVDVEIASEYRYRNPIVTDRTLILVISQSGETADTLAALRNAKMAGNRVMAITNVVGSSAAREADHVLVTWAGPEISVASTKAYTTQLIALYLFAAYLGQIKGTIASDERAKLMNAILELPLKIDEVLKTAPAIETIARDFSSWDDAFFLGRGLDFAVALEGALKYKEISYIHAEAYPAGELKHGTLALITEGVPVIALVTQDELYEKTVSNIKEVKARDAHVLALAWVGDEEIEKSVDRVLYVPHTLPFLAPVLLVAPLQLLAYYASIARGNDVDKPRNLAKSVTVE, encoded by the coding sequence ATGTGTGGAATTGTCGGTTATGTCGGACGTCGGCAAGCGCAGGACGTTCTTTTGTCGGGACTTGAAAAGCTGGAGTATCGCGGGTATGACTCGGCAGGTGTGGCGATTTTTGAAGATGGCGAGGTGCGTGTGGAAAAGTCGGTAGGCAGACTCGCGGTGCTTGGTGACGCGCTTATTGCGCACCCTGTACGCGGAAATCAAGGAATCGGTCACACGCGGTGGGCGACGCACGGGCGCCCCTCGAATGAGAATGCGCATCCGCACGCGGATTGCTCGCGGGCGTTTGTCGTCGTGCACAACGGGATCATCGAAAATTACCAGACACTTCGCGATCAATTGCTAGAAAGCGGGCATTCGTTCGCGTCGGAAACGGACACCGAGATTGTGGCGCATCTCTTGGAAGAAGCGTGGACGGGCGAGCTCTTTTCGACCGTGCTTGCGGTGCTGCCAAACTTGCGCGGGGCGTACGCCCTTGCGATCATGGCGAAGGATGAACCGGGGACGCTTATTGCGGTTCGCAAACAGTCGCCATTGGTCATCGGCCTTGGTGACGGGGAACAATTCTTGGCGTCTGACATCCCCGCACTCCTTGAATACACGCGGGATGTGTATATTCTTGGTGACGGAGAGCTTGCCGTTTTACAATCGGATCGCGTGTTATGCTACGATCTCGCGGGGAATCCGATTGGAAAAGAGATCTTCAAAGTGACTTGGGATGCGGTTGCCGCGGAAAAGGGTGGCTATGAGCATTTTATGCTCAAGGAGATTCACGAGCAGCCCAAAGCGGTGCGTGACACGCTCAGCGGGCGGATTGCGGAAGACGGGTCTGCGGTGACGCTTGGCGAGCTTGACTTAAGCGAGGAAGTCGTAAGGTCGATAGATCGCATCCACATTGTCGCGTGCGGCACGTCGTACCACGCGGGACTGGTCGGTAAAGTTGCGATTGAAACGCTCGCACGCATTCCGGTAGATGTTGAGATCGCGTCGGAGTATCGCTATCGCAACCCGATTGTGACGGATCGCACGTTGATCCTTGTCATCTCGCAATCCGGGGAGACGGCCGATACGCTGGCTGCGCTTCGCAATGCGAAGATGGCCGGCAATCGTGTCATGGCGATCACGAACGTGGTCGGCAGTTCAGCGGCGCGGGAGGCGGATCACGTTCTCGTCACGTGGGCGGGGCCTGAGATTTCTGTCGCTTCAACAAAGGCGTACACGACGCAGTTGATCGCGCTCTACCTGTTTGCGGCCTATCTTGGGCAGATCAAGGGAACGATCGCCTCAGATGAGCGCGCAAAGCTAATGAACGCAATTCTTGAACTGCCGTTAAAGATTGACGAAGTCTTGAAAACGGCGCCGGCGATCGAGACGATTGCGCGCGATTTCTCATCTTGGGATGACGCGTTTTTTCTCGGGCGGGGGCTTGATTTTGCAGTGGCTCTCGAAGGTGCGCTCAAGTACAAGGAGATTTCGTACATTCATGCGGAGGCGTACCCGGCGGGCGAATTGAAACACGGCACACTTGCGCTGATTACAGAAGGTGTCCCGGTTATCGCACTCGTGACACAGGATGAACTCTATGAGAAAACGGTCAGCAACATTAAGGAAGTAAAGGCGCGCGACGCACACGTCCTGGCGCTCGCCTGGGTAGGGGACGAG
- the cdaA gene encoding diadenylate cyclase CdaA, with amino-acid sequence MPSLLILLNKYIFDVLDIAIVSYVFYRVILLIRGTRAVQLLKGLIVLFVALGLSRVFHLQALNWLLTQTLTVGLFAIPVVFQPELRRGLEQLGRASLFQLRLNWQGTGDTAHVVQELVAATRVFSKNRIGALLVLERNTGLNEYVQTGIAIQGLLSAELLINTFIPNTPLHDGAAILRGERVLAASCFLPLSDSDAILKELGTRHRAGIGVTEQSDAVAIIVSEETGQISISEGGILRRGLDERELTERLNEVYGTMRNQRPFRLFARKGERA; translated from the coding sequence ATGCCTTCTCTGCTGATTCTTTTGAACAAGTACATTTTTGATGTTCTTGATATTGCGATTGTATCGTACGTGTTTTACCGTGTGATTCTCTTGATACGCGGAACGCGCGCGGTTCAACTGCTCAAAGGTTTGATCGTGCTTTTTGTGGCGCTTGGCCTGAGTCGCGTGTTCCATCTACAAGCGCTCAACTGGCTTCTGACACAGACGCTCACGGTAGGACTCTTCGCGATTCCTGTCGTGTTTCAGCCTGAATTGCGCCGTGGACTCGAACAGTTGGGGCGGGCGAGCCTTTTTCAGTTGCGCCTGAATTGGCAAGGGACAGGTGACACTGCACATGTCGTGCAGGAACTGGTCGCGGCGACGAGGGTGTTCTCGAAAAACCGGATCGGTGCGTTGCTGGTTTTAGAGCGGAACACGGGACTCAATGAGTATGTCCAGACGGGCATTGCCATACAAGGCTTGCTCAGCGCAGAACTTTTGATCAACACGTTTATTCCGAATACGCCGCTTCATGATGGCGCGGCGATTTTGCGCGGTGAGCGGGTTCTTGCCGCGAGTTGCTTTTTGCCACTAAGCGACAGTGACGCGATTTTAAAAGAGCTTGGCACACGTCACCGCGCAGGGATCGGCGTGACGGAACAGTCGGATGCCGTCGCGATCATTGTTTCGGAGGAAACGGGGCAAATCTCGATCTCTGAGGGCGGCATTCTAAGGCGGGGATTGGATGAGCGCGAATTGACGGAGCGACTCAACGAAGTTTATGGAACGATGCGCAACCAACGGCCTTTCCGACTCTTTGCTCGAAAAGGTGAACGCGCATGA
- the sigW gene encoding RNA polymerase sigma factor SigW, with protein MDHVARSVLEEAQMGDVAAFEKIVNAYENRLFTMAFRMLGNRTEAEDAVQETFLRVYTNLPRYDETYQFSTWIYRIATNVCIDSLRKRRPHQSLDVDDGEDGFKEGYERLAGDEKDPLDSVLQTERCADVQRALNALPVTYRTVLILKYIQELSLQEIGDILHVPVTTVKTRIHRGREAMKEQFADVPVS; from the coding sequence ATGGACCACGTCGCGCGAAGCGTGCTTGAAGAAGCGCAAATGGGAGATGTCGCGGCGTTTGAGAAGATTGTCAACGCCTACGAGAATCGTTTGTTCACGATGGCCTTTCGAATGCTTGGAAATCGAACTGAAGCGGAAGATGCGGTGCAAGAGACGTTTTTGCGCGTCTATACAAACTTGCCGCGCTATGACGAGACGTATCAATTCTCGACGTGGATTTACCGCATTGCGACAAATGTGTGCATCGACAGTTTGCGCAAACGACGCCCACATCAATCGCTTGATGTTGATGATGGAGAAGACGGATTCAAAGAAGGCTATGAGCGTCTCGCAGGCGATGAAAAGGATCCGCTTGACTCCGTCTTGCAGACGGAGCGTTGCGCCGATGTTCAGCGCGCCCTAAATGCGTTGCCTGTTACCTATCGGACGGTTCTTATTCTAAAATACATTCAGGAATTGTCTCTTCAGGAGATCGGCGATATTTTGCACGTTCCTGTCACGACGGTGAAAACGCGGATTCACCGCGGTCGGGAAGCCATGAAAGAGCAATTTGCGGATGTACCCGTATCGTGA
- the mnmH gene encoding tRNA 2-selenouridine(34) synthase MnmH — protein MDQTFAQLERREDVLWIDVRSEGEYEESHIPGAVSIPLFDNEERAEIGTLYKQVGPERARERGLEIASQKLPELVRRIRGQAGDRIPAIYCWRGGMRSQSVATVLGLMAIPAVRLTGGYRAYRAHVTGQLASMRADKLPPLLVIHGMTGVGKSLLLQLLKRRGEPVLDLEDFAGHRGSVFGGIGLKTANQREFDGRLYEALRRLQDAPYLIIEAESKRIGHVNMPDFLYEAKLRGDNLLLFASLKTRVERTLLQYQLKDEAAFVGAVERAVARIERRFSPEFRARVNDALLARDWHSLIVALLTDYYDPRYEHAMKSYERPFHEVNGEDLEKAADEIVTHAHSAYAVTDAGQREWIGGRIN, from the coding sequence ATGGATCAGACGTTCGCGCAACTCGAGCGGCGGGAGGATGTGTTATGGATTGATGTTCGCTCGGAAGGGGAGTATGAAGAGTCGCACATTCCAGGTGCTGTGTCCATTCCGCTGTTTGACAATGAGGAGCGCGCAGAGATTGGGACGCTGTATAAGCAGGTTGGGCCAGAGCGCGCTCGAGAGCGCGGGCTTGAGATCGCCTCGCAGAAGTTGCCGGAGCTTGTGCGCAGGATTCGGGGGCAGGCGGGCGATCGAATCCCCGCGATCTACTGTTGGCGCGGAGGGATGCGCAGCCAGTCGGTGGCGACCGTTTTGGGACTGATGGCCATTCCTGCCGTGCGGCTGACTGGCGGGTATCGCGCTTATCGCGCACACGTTACAGGGCAGCTTGCCAGCATGCGCGCGGACAAGCTGCCTCCTCTGCTCGTGATTCACGGTATGACTGGTGTAGGCAAAAGCTTGCTTTTGCAGCTTCTAAAAAGGCGCGGGGAACCGGTGCTTGACCTGGAGGATTTCGCGGGGCATCGTGGATCGGTGTTCGGCGGGATCGGCCTTAAAACAGCGAATCAGCGGGAATTTGACGGACGGCTGTACGAAGCGCTGCGGCGGCTTCAAGACGCGCCGTATTTGATCATCGAGGCGGAGAGCAAGCGCATCGGCCACGTGAACATGCCGGATTTTCTCTACGAAGCAAAACTGCGCGGTGACAATCTCCTGCTTTTTGCGTCGCTAAAAACGCGGGTGGAGAGAACGCTACTGCAATACCAGTTGAAGGATGAGGCCGCCTTTGTCGGCGCAGTAGAACGCGCGGTTGCGCGGATCGAGCGGAGGTTTTCACCTGAGTTTCGCGCGCGGGTGAATGACGCGCTTCTCGCGCGCGACTGGCACAGCCTGATCGTAGCGCTTCTCACCGACTACTATGATCCGCGCTATGAACACGCGATGAAATCGTATGAGCGCCCATTTCACGAGGTGAATGGCGAGGATCTTGAGAAGGCGGCAGATGAAATCGTGACGCATGCCCACTCAGCGTATGCTGTGACGGATGCGGGTCAGCGTGAATGGATTGGTGGGAGAATAAATTAA